The following is a genomic window from Pseudomonas promysalinigenes.
CCTGGGCCGGCAGTTGTACGCCGCGGGCGCGGTAGTAATCACCTGCGCTGAACTGCAACTGATATACCCCTGTGCGGTAGTCATCACCTTGCAGCAACGGCGAGTCGACGCGCCCATCGCTATTGGTCAACGCAGTATTCACCAGCTCCAGCTGCTGGCCTTCGACGCGGTACAGCTCGACCTTGATCGAGCTGCCTGGGCAGCCATGCGCGGCATCCAGTACGTGAGTGGTCAAACGTCCCATCTGCTTGTCGCCTCTTGTTCAATCTATGGGCAAAAAATACACAGCTGACGCCCCAATTCAGGGCTTGCGATGTGCGGGAATGACGCCATTAAGACATTTCAGCGTGAGATTGTACACAATTTTTTGAATCCCTTGGCTGCGCCGCCGGCAAACCAGCGGCTAGACCCAGATATAGACACCGTGCAGCGTCTCGGGTCAATTATTGACCAATTAGGCAGGTTTCTTGCAGGCCTATTTGTAACCCAGCCTCAGGCGACAAAAGGGGAGAAATGCGGAAAAACAGGCTTACAAATGATTTCAGAAGTTGTATACAATCATCCCATCTGGTGGTGCGACATCCCGACGCGGCTCGCCCACCCCGCACCAACACACAAGAAGGAAGACTGCAGTGAGCGCTGACTATCCTCGCGACCTGATCGGTTACGGCAACACTCCCCCTCACCCGCACTGGCCGGGCAACGCTCGCATCGCGCTGTCTTTCGTTCTGAACTATGAAGAAGGCGGTGAACGCAACATATTGCACGGCGACAAAGAGTCCGAAGCCTTCCTTTCCGAAATGGTCGCCGCCCAGCCGCTGCAGGGCGCGCGCAACATGAGCATGGAGTCGCTGTACGAGTATGGCAGCCGCGCTGGCGTATGGCGCCTGCTCAAGCTGTTCAAGGACAGCGGCGTACCGCTGACCATCTTCGCCGTGGCCATGGCCGCCCAGCGCCACCCCGACGTGATCCGCGCCATGGTCGAAGCCGGCCACGAGATCTGCAGCCACGGCTACCGCTGGATTGACTACCAGTACATGGACGAAGCGCAGGAGCGCGAGCACATGCTCGAAGCCATCCGCATTCTCACCGAACTCACGGGCGAGCGCCCACTGGGCTGGTACACCGGCCGCACCGGGCCGAATACTCGCCGCCTGGTGATGGAAGAAGGTGGTTTTCTGTATGACAGCGACACCTATGACGACGACCTGCCCTACTGGGAGCCGAACAACCCTACCGGCAAACCGCACCTGGTGATCCCTTACACCCTGGACACCAACGACATGCGCTTCACCCAGGTCCAGGGCTTCAACTGCGGCGAGCAGTTCTACCAGTACCTCAAGGACGCTTTCGACGTGCTCTACGCCGAGGGTGCCGAGGCCCCGAAAATGTTATCCATCGGCCTGCACTGCCGCCTGGTCGGCCGCCCGGCGCGCCTGGCTGCGCTCAAGCGCTTCGTCGATTACGCCAAAAGCCATGACCAGGTCTGGTTCGCCCGTCGTGTGGACATCGCTCGCCACTGGCACGCCACCCACCCGTACAAGAAAGAGAACGCCTGATGACCGCTTTCAACACACTCAAGCCTTCCACCCTGGACCGTGATGCCTTCGTCAAGGCATTCGCCGACATCTACGAGCACTCGCCGTGGGTTGCCGAAAAGGCTTACGACCTGGGCCAACTGGGTGAGCTGGACGAGATCGAGGTACTGCACCAGCGCATGAGCGATATCCTGCTGAGCGCCAACCACGCTGACCAACTGGCGCTGATCAACGCTCACCCGGACCTGGCCGGTAAAGCCGCCGTGCAAGGCCAATTGACCGAGTCGAGCACCAATGAGCAGGCGGGCGCGGGCATCCACCAATGCACCCCTGAAGAATTCGCCCGTTTCACCGAACTCAATGACGCCTACAAAGCCAAGTTCCAGTTCCCGTTCATCATGGCGGTCAAAGGCAGCAACCGGCATCAGATCCTCGCCTCTTTCGAAAAGCGCATTCACAACGATGCCGAGGCCGAATTCAAGGAAGCCCTGGCGCAGATCAACCTGATTGCACTGTTCCGCCTGCTGCAACTGTAAACCGCAGCCGAACCCCATTTAGAACAACGCACAAGAGAAGAGATAACCCATGCGCACCCTGATGATCGAGCCCCTGAGCAAAGAAGCATTCGCCCCTTTCGGTGACGTGATCGAAACCGATGGCAGCGACCACTTCATGATCAACAACGGCTCGACCATGCGTTTTCACAAGCTCGCCACGGTCGAGACCGCCGAGCCTGAAGACAAGGCGATCATCAGCATCTTCCGCGCCGACGCGCTGGACATGCCGCTGACCGTGCGCATGCTGGAACGCCATCCGCTGGGCAGCCAGGCTTTCATCCCGCTGCTCGGCAACCCCTTTCTGATCGTGGTCGCGCCCGTTGGCGATGCACCTGTATCAGGCTTGGTCCGTGCCTTCCGTAGTAATGGCAGGCAGGGCGTTAATTACCATCGCGGCGTCTGGCACCACCCGGTGCTGACGATCGAAAAGCGGGATGATTTCCTGGTGGTTGATCGCAGCGGTTCTGGCAACAACTGCGATGAGCATTACTTCACCGAGGAACAGATGCTGATCCTCAATCCCCACCAATAAGAAAAGGTCGATCATCCTTCACGGTGATCGGCAGAGGTACATACTGTGGAAGCACACCTTCACGAATGGCTGAACCTGAGCATTCGCTGGGTTCACATGATCACCGGTGTCGCCTGGATCGGTGCATCGTTCTACTTCGTCTGGCTTGAGAACCACCTGAACCGAAGCAACCCGCGCGATGGGTTGTCGGGTGATCTCTGGGCAATTCACGGCGGTGGGATCTACCACCTGGAGAAATACAAGCTCGCGCCCCCGAAAATGCCCGAGAACCTGCACTGGTTCAAATGGGAAGCCTATTTCACCTGGATGTCCGGTATCGCCCTGCTGTGCGTAGTGTTCTACTGGAACCCGACCCTGTACCTGCTGGCCCCTGGCAGCACCCTCAGCGGCGCCGAAGGCGTGGCGATCGGTATCGGTTCGCTGGTGGCCGGTTGGTTCATCTACGACTTCCTTTGCGATTCGCCGCTGGGTAAAAAGCCTGCCCTGCTCGGTGCCGTGCTGTTCGTGCTGATCATTGCCGCCTGCTGGGGCTTCAGCCTGGTGTTCAGCGGCCGTGGCGCCTACCTGCATACCGGCGCGATCATCGGCACCATCATGGTCGGCAACGTATTCCGCATCATCATGCCGGCCCAGCGCCAGCTGGTAGCGGCGATCGAAAACAACCAGACGCCTGACCCGGTTCTGCCGGCCAAGGGCCTGTTGCGCTCGCGCCACAACAACTATTTCACCTTGCCGGTGCTGTTCATCATGATCAGCAACCACTTCCCGAGCACCTACGGTAGCCAGTACAACTGGCTGATACTGGCGGGTATTGCAGTAGCCGCGGTTCTGATCCGCCACTACTTCAACACCCGCCATGACAGCAACAAGTACGCCTGGACCCTGCCCGTGGGTGCACTGGCGATGATCTGCCTTGCCTACGTCACCGGTCCCAAGCCGATGGCGGTGAGCCCTGAACAGGCAGCGGCGAAGATCGAGTATCAGCCATTACCAGCGACCGCCGTCGGTGGCAAGACCGCCGCCGAGCTGCGTGCCGAGGAAGCTGCCAAGGCCGCCCAAGCGCCTGCCGCGCCTGCCGAGGCACCCGCCCAGGCGAGCGCCCAGGCAGCCGGTGGCGACTTTGACAAGATCCATAAAGTCATCCAGGAACGCTGCAGCGTGTGCCACTCGTCGAAACCGACCAGCCCGTTGTTCAGCGCAGCACCTGCCGGCGTGATGTTCGACACCCCGCAGCAGATCCAGGCCCAGGCCGCGCGCATTCAAGCGCAAGCGGTCGCAAGCCAGATCATGCCGCTGGGCAACATCACCCAGATGACTGCCGAAGAGCGCAAGCTCGTCGGTGACTGGATCGCCAAGGGCGCGCAAGTCAACTGATCCACCGGGCTGCGCTCCACAGAACGGACGCACCCGCGAAGAGGCCGGCGACGCCGGCCTTGGTTTCACGTCACACGCAACAAGCAAGCATCGAGCGCTCGACTGCACGCGCGAACCCTGGCCGCTGACATGGGGCCTAGCGCCTGCGACTGACGCTTGGATCCGAGAATAAAAACAAAACTCGAGGTGCTGCATGTCCGAGTCACGCAAGGCGTACATTCCCGTTGCGCCGCCGCGACAGCCCCTGCCCCTGTTCCAATTGATTCTGGTTGGCCTGCAACACGTGCTTCTGATGTACGGGGGTGCGATTGCCGTACCGCTGATCATCGGCCAGGCCGCTGGCTTGTCACGTGAAGAAGTCGCTTTCCTGATCAACGCCGATCTGCTGGTCGCCGGTGTCGCTACCATCATCCAGTCGTTCGGTATCGGCCCGGTCGGCATCCGCATGCCGGTGATGATGGGCGCCAGCTTCGCCGCCGTTGGCAGCATGGTGGCCATGGCCGGGATGCCGGGTGTGGGCCTGCAAGGGATCTTCGGCGCGACCATCGCTGCCGGGTTCTTCGGCATGCTGATCGCACCCTTCATGTCAAAGGTAGTACGTTTCTTCCCGCCGCTTGTCACCGGTACGGTGATCACCTCCATTGGCTTGTCGCTGTTCCCCGTGGCGGTCAACTGGGCCGGTGGCGGCCAAAGCGCATCGACCTTCGGCTCGCCGATCTACCTACTGGTTGCCGGCCTGGTGCTGGCGGTCATTTTGTTGATCAACCGCTTCATGCGCGGCTTCTGGGTCAACGTTTCAGTGCTGGTGGGAATGGGCCTGGGCTACATCCTGGCTGGCTCCATCGGCATGGTCGACCTGTCGGGCCTGAGCACTACGCCGTGGCTGCAAGTGGTGACGCCACTGCACTTTGGCATGCCGACCTTCAGCTTGGCACCGATTCTGTCGATGTGTCTGGTGGTGGTGATCATCTTCGTCGAGTCCACGGGCATGTTCCTGGCTCTGGGCAAGGTGACCGATCGTGAAGTAACCCCAGCAATGCTGCGCCGTGGGCTGTTGTGCGATGCCGGCGCGTCGTTCATCGCCGGTTTCTTCAACACCTTCACCCATTCCTCGTTCGCCCAGAACATCGGCCTGGTGCAAATGACGGGTGTGCGCTGCCGGTACGTCACGGTCATGGCAGGCGCCCTGCTGATCGTGCTCAGCCTGCTACCCAAGGCCGCCTACCTGATCGCCTCGATCCCGCCTGCGGTGCTGGGCGGCGCGTCCATCGCCATGTTCGGCATGGTCACCGCCACTGGTATCAAGATCCTGCAGGAAGCCGACATCGGCGACCGTCGCAACCAGTTGCTGGTGGCGGTGAGCATCGGCTTTGGATTGATCCCAGTGGTCAGGCCGGAGTTCTTCGCCCAGATGCCGCAGTGGATGGAACCGATCACCCACAGCGGTATCGCCATGGCCACGGTCAGTGCGCTGGTACTGAACGTGCTGTTCAACATCCTGGGTGGTGCAGAGCGCGCCGTGCATAACGACGCCTGCCACCAACATTGAGCCAACTGGGGCGGCGTCATCTGCCGCCCCATGCTCCATTTGGGCAGTAACCGCTTCACCGTCGGCCCGCCGGAATGGGCCGCTCGGGGCGCCCGTGCGCCAAAAAAACCGCTAACAAAAACAATAAGTCCGGGAATCACAACATGAAGCGCATCACCTCGTCCCTGCTACTGGGTAGCAGCTTGCTGGCCGCCCTCCCCGCCCACGCAGGCCAATGGTTGTTGTGGCATGGCGAAAGCCTGACCTACTTGTACGGCAAGGACTTCAAGGTCAACCCTGATATCCAGCAGACCATCACCTTCGAACACGCTAACAAGTGGAAGTACGGCGACACCTTCCTGTTTGTCGACAAGATCTTCTACAACGGCAAAGCCGACCCTGGCAAAGGCGTGACCACCTATTACGGTGAATTCAGCCCGCGCCTGTCATTGGGCAAGATCCTCGACCAGAAACTTGCCTTCGGCCCGGTCAAGGACGTCTTGCTGGCCATGACTTACGAGCGAGGTGAAGGCGACAACGAGGCCTACCTGATCGGCCCCGGCTTCGACCTGGACATCCCCGGCTTCAACTACTTCACCCTGAACTTCTACGTGCGCAACACCGAAGGCAGCCGCCCGGGCGACAATGTCTGGCAGATAACCCCTGGCTGGTCGTACACCATCCCCGTAGGCAAATCCGACGTGCTGATCGACGGCTACATGGACTGGGTGCCAGACAACGACCAGAACAAACGCGGCACCTACCACGCCAACCTGCACTTCAACCCACAGGTCAAATACGACCTCGGCAAGGCCCTGAACCTGGGGGCCAAACAGCTATATGTGGGCTTCGAATACAGCTACTGGAAAGACAAGTACGGCATCGACAGCCGCGGCAACCTACAGAGCAACCAGAGTGTTGCCAGCGCGCTGATCAAGGTACATTTCTGAAAACCTGATCGAACGCCCAGGTTTGAATCACAGTGCGCCAGGACGGAGCACTTGAGACGCGGCGCGCAAGCCAGTAATCTGCGCGCCCCCTCGATTGAGGCAGGATGGATTCTGCCTGCGTTTACTGACCGCTCAGTCAATGAATTCGGGCGGTTGGCCGACGTGTTGCCAGCCTGAAATACCCATTTTCATCCGTTCAGAACGAGTCGAGCAGGAAGACAGCGGCTAACCCCGAAAAGTTGGCGCAGCTCTTGCCAATCAAGTGTGGCCAATCGAAAAAAGCTGACTCAAAAGACAAAAAGCGCCTCTCGAGCGCTGACAATAACCAATCAAGGGAGCGACACTCGCAATGCGTACCATCAATAGCCTGATTCTCGCGGGCGGCCTGCTGGCCTGCGGCACTTCTTTTGCCGGCGACCTGCTGCAGTGGCAGAACAACAGCCTGACCTACCTGTGGGGCAAGAACTTCAAGGTCAACCCGGAGACTCAGCAAACCTTCACCTTCGAACATGCTGATGGCTGGAAGTACGGCGACAACTTCTTCTTCGTCGACAAAATCTTCTATCAGGGTAAAAAAGACGCTAACAACGGCCCCAACACGTACTACGGTGAATTCAGCCCGCGCCTGTCGTTCAACAAGATCTTCGACCAGAAGCTTGAGTTCGGCCCGGTCAAGGACGTGCTGCTGGCCATGACCTACGAGTTCGGTGAAGGGGACACCGAGTCTTATCTGATCGGCCCGGGCTTCGACCTGGCCA
Proteins encoded in this region:
- the uraH gene encoding hydroxyisourate hydrolase, translating into MGRLTTHVLDAAHGCPGSSIKVELYRVEGQQLELVNTALTNSDGRVDSPLLQGDDYRTGVYQLQFSAGDYYRARGVQLPAQAFLDVVVLRFGIDEQQEHYHVPLLISPYSYSTYRGS
- a CDS encoding nucleobase:cation symporter-2 family protein; protein product: MSESRKAYIPVAPPRQPLPLFQLILVGLQHVLLMYGGAIAVPLIIGQAAGLSREEVAFLINADLLVAGVATIIQSFGIGPVGIRMPVMMGASFAAVGSMVAMAGMPGVGLQGIFGATIAAGFFGMLIAPFMSKVVRFFPPLVTGTVITSIGLSLFPVAVNWAGGGQSASTFGSPIYLLVAGLVLAVILLINRFMRGFWVNVSVLVGMGLGYILAGSIGMVDLSGLSTTPWLQVVTPLHFGMPTFSLAPILSMCLVVVIIFVESTGMFLALGKVTDREVTPAMLRRGLLCDAGASFIAGFFNTFTHSSFAQNIGLVQMTGVRCRYVTVMAGALLIVLSLLPKAAYLIASIPPAVLGGASIAMFGMVTATGIKILQEADIGDRRNQLLVAVSIGFGLIPVVRPEFFAQMPQWMEPITHSGIAMATVSALVLNVLFNILGGAERAVHNDACHQH
- a CDS encoding urate hydroxylase PuuD, whose amino-acid sequence is MEAHLHEWLNLSIRWVHMITGVAWIGASFYFVWLENHLNRSNPRDGLSGDLWAIHGGGIYHLEKYKLAPPKMPENLHWFKWEAYFTWMSGIALLCVVFYWNPTLYLLAPGSTLSGAEGVAIGIGSLVAGWFIYDFLCDSPLGKKPALLGAVLFVLIIAACWGFSLVFSGRGAYLHTGAIIGTIMVGNVFRIIMPAQRQLVAAIENNQTPDPVLPAKGLLRSRHNNYFTLPVLFIMISNHFPSTYGSQYNWLILAGIAVAAVLIRHYFNTRHDSNKYAWTLPVGALAMICLAYVTGPKPMAVSPEQAAAKIEYQPLPATAVGGKTAAELRAEEAAKAAQAPAAPAEAPAQASAQAAGGDFDKIHKVIQERCSVCHSSKPTSPLFSAAPAGVMFDTPQQIQAQAARIQAQAVASQIMPLGNITQMTAEERKLVGDWIAKGAQVN
- a CDS encoding outer membrane protein OmpK; translated protein: MRTINSLILAGGLLACGTSFAGDLLQWQNNSLTYLWGKNFKVNPETQQTFTFEHADGWKYGDNFFFVDKIFYQGKKDANNGPNTYYGEFSPRLSFNKIFDQKLEFGPVKDVLLAMTYEFGEGDTESYLIGPGFDLAIPGFDYFQLNFYNRTTDGSRAGDNVWQITPVWSYTIPVGDSDVLIDGFMDWVVDNDENRRGTYHANLHFNPQIKYDLGKALHLGEKQLYVGVEYDYWKNKYGIKDSDGFTTDQNTMSFLVKVHF
- the uraD gene encoding 2-oxo-4-hydroxy-4-carboxy-5-ureidoimidazoline decarboxylase, with amino-acid sequence MTAFNTLKPSTLDRDAFVKAFADIYEHSPWVAEKAYDLGQLGELDEIEVLHQRMSDILLSANHADQLALINAHPDLAGKAAVQGQLTESSTNEQAGAGIHQCTPEEFARFTELNDAYKAKFQFPFIMAVKGSNRHQILASFEKRIHNDAEAEFKEALAQINLIALFRLLQL
- the puuE gene encoding allantoinase PuuE is translated as MSADYPRDLIGYGNTPPHPHWPGNARIALSFVLNYEEGGERNILHGDKESEAFLSEMVAAQPLQGARNMSMESLYEYGSRAGVWRLLKLFKDSGVPLTIFAVAMAAQRHPDVIRAMVEAGHEICSHGYRWIDYQYMDEAQEREHMLEAIRILTELTGERPLGWYTGRTGPNTRRLVMEEGGFLYDSDTYDDDLPYWEPNNPTGKPHLVIPYTLDTNDMRFTQVQGFNCGEQFYQYLKDAFDVLYAEGAEAPKMLSIGLHCRLVGRPARLAALKRFVDYAKSHDQVWFARRVDIARHWHATHPYKKENA
- a CDS encoding outer membrane protein OmpK, with amino-acid sequence MKRITSSLLLGSSLLAALPAHAGQWLLWHGESLTYLYGKDFKVNPDIQQTITFEHANKWKYGDTFLFVDKIFYNGKADPGKGVTTYYGEFSPRLSLGKILDQKLAFGPVKDVLLAMTYERGEGDNEAYLIGPGFDLDIPGFNYFTLNFYVRNTEGSRPGDNVWQITPGWSYTIPVGKSDVLIDGYMDWVPDNDQNKRGTYHANLHFNPQVKYDLGKALNLGAKQLYVGFEYSYWKDKYGIDSRGNLQSNQSVASALIKVHF
- a CDS encoding ureidoglycolate lyase, with translation MRTLMIEPLSKEAFAPFGDVIETDGSDHFMINNGSTMRFHKLATVETAEPEDKAIISIFRADALDMPLTVRMLERHPLGSQAFIPLLGNPFLIVVAPVGDAPVSGLVRAFRSNGRQGVNYHRGVWHHPVLTIEKRDDFLVVDRSGSGNNCDEHYFTEEQMLILNPHQ